The DNA sequence AAATATCCTTTTGCAGTGTAGTCTTTAATAAGTTCAAAGAATTCTGAAATATGGAAAAAAATATCCTCTATATTTTTCTTTTTAGAGAATACTTTTTTAATTAGAGTTAATTCAAGATTGTTAATATTTTCTAAGAAAATAGTAAACTCAATTTTAAGGTTATAGTGCAGTTTTCCAAGAGAAATTAGTTCTTCCTTTAGCTTTGATAATTCATTATGGATAAACATACTATAGAAATTAGTTATTCCTTGAATTTCCTTTATTTTCAGTTCTTCAATATTTCTTTCTTTTAAGAATCTTTTTATTATAGGTTCTTTTAATAACTGGAGAAAATATTCTTCATATGCAGACTCTATTAGATCCTTAAACTCTTTTTCAGATAAGATTTCTTTTTTCATAGCATTTCCTTCCTGATTTTTTGCAAAAAGTTATGGGCAAGTCTAACTGGTTCAGGGAGTTTATAATTGCCTGTTGATTTTATTGCTACTTTTAAACTGCTTTCAACTGAAATATTATTTCCTGGAGAAACAAAAACAGGATTTGCATTTTTCCTTGTTCTGAGGACATAGCCTCTGTGTTCACCATCAACATAAACAGGCTGATAAGCAAATCTGCGGTTTTCCGGCTCTTCAAACTCACCGATTAGTTTTGATTTTCCTATTCCTATACTGACTGTATCTGTTACCACTCCAAAATGGGCTGCAATACCCATTTTCCTCGGATGAAGTATCCCCATCCCGTCTACCAAAAAAACATCAACCTGACTTTTAAGCTTTTTGTAGGCTTCCAGTATCACTGGAAGTTCCCGATATGCAAGAAATGTTGGTATATAAGGAAAATCTATTTCTTTTGTTGCATAAACAGTCTCAATAATTTCAAAATCATTTTTTATATCTACTACAACTATTGAAGATATTGCTGTTGTTGGATTTTTCCATATATCAGTAAAAGTTGTATCAATACCTGCAACATATCTGACCTTATCAGGTGGTATTCTGTCTCTTAGATTTAATTTCTTGGATAACTTAGTCTGCTCAGCTTTTAGCTGCTCTATAAGTTCACGGGAAATATTTTCCGTTTCCATTAAAACACCACCAGATTATCCCTGTGTATAACCTCAGTAAATTTCCTATTTAATAAATTTTCAACCTCTGAAGATTTTTTGCCTTTTATTTTTTCAATCTCTTTATAGGAGTAGTTAATAATTCCTTTTCCGATGATTTTGCCTTCCTCGTTTAATATAGCAACAACATCATTTTTAGAGAATATTCCTTCAAAACTTTTTATACCTGCCGGAAGAAGACTTTTACCACCACGAATGGCCTCTTCTGCGCCTTTATCTATTATAATTCTTCCTTTGGGGGCTGACAGAAGTTTTAGCCAGCTTTTTTTTCTGGATAATTTTGTGCTTTTTTCGGGATAAATGAAACTTCCTGTTATTTTTCCGGATAAAGTCTGGGAGATTATATCTTCTTTTTTAGGAGAAATAATTACAGGAATACCATGGGAAGTTGCTATCTGGGCTGCTTCAAGTTTGCTTCTCATTCCTCCTGTGCCAAATTTAGATTTAGAGGTTCCTGCGTATTGAAGTGCTTGTGATACGTCCTTTATTTCTTCTATAAGCTGTGCCCCTTCCTCTCCCGGTTCTCCTGTATAAACTCCACCGGCTGTAGAAAGGATAATAAGCAGGTCTGCATTTGTTAAAACTGCAACATGGGCAGCCAGAAAATCATTATCCCCAAAAACAATTTCTTCCACTGCGATGGTATCGTTTTCATTAACGATAGGCACAACTTCCATATCAAGAAGCCGATTTATTGTATTCTGGGCAAGAACATATCTTTTTCTTTCCCGTAAACCTTCAATGGTGAGAAGTATCTGTCCAATATTTTTTCCATATTTTGAAAAAATTCTGTCGTAAATTTGCATAAGGTAAGCCTGCCCGACAGATGCAACAGCCTGTTTGTCTGTAATAGATGTAGGTTTTTGTTTAAGACCTAGTTTTTTTACACCTGCCAGAACAGCTCCTGAAGAAACGATTATAAATTCTTTGTTTGAGTGCTGGGATATATTTTCTGCCAGATTTTCTATAAAATGGGTATCTATTGAGTTGTTTTTCTCCAGAAGTTGAGAACCAATTTTTATAACAATCCTATTTGTATTTCTTATTAACTGGGATTTTTCCATATATTTATTCTATCAGCTATTAATTGCAAATATAAGATATCCTGTGTGGGCAACCATTCTGTCTTCAGGTCTGAGCCTGTCCGGGACCGGTTTATAGTGCCTTTCAAGAAGTTCAACAACTTCTGTTTTAATGAAATTGTTTTTTTCAAGGGCTTCAAGTGTAAGACTTATCTGGTTAGTTGTTGGCACAAGAAAACCTATAGGAGCTCCTATTTTTAATGCTTTTTTGATATTTTCAATATATAACCATGGTTCCCTAACATCTATAAATGCTGCATCAAAATTCTTTTCAGGCAGTTCTTCTGAAAGGTCATGATGTTTTATCTTAACGTATTTTTCCAGTTTTGCCAGTTTAAGATTTTCATAAGCATTTTGTATATATTTTTCATTTTTTTCGTAACAATAGATTTTTCCTGATGGTTTAACAGCGTTTGCCATAACAATGGTCAAGGCTCCGCTTCCAACTCCTGATTCCAGAACTTTCATACCATCGGTTATACCAAGTTTAAGAGTTATATAACTGCTGTCTTTTGGGTATATAATCTGGGTTTTTCTTTTTATACCGTGGAGAATAATATCAAAAAGGGTAGGGCGAAGTATCAGAAATTCATGTCCTTTATGGGTTTTTATTGTCTGCCCGTAATCTTTTTTTAATAACTCATCATGGTTTATATTACCTTTATGGGTTCCAAATACTTCGCCCTTTTTTACTACTAAGAAAAATGTATTTTTTTTATCCTGAAGCTGAACTGTATCCCCTTCTTTTATCATCTTGTAAGCAGGTTCAAACTGAATTCTTTATTGTTATACAGGTCTATTGAGTAATTGTCCCAGAAAACACATGTTCCACCTGCTATAAATTTTCCACCGGATGGGTCAACATATTCAGCAAACAGCACGGTTTCTTCTTCAAGTTTTGATTCTGCTGTATCTTCTCCGTGAACAAGAGGTCTGACTTCCGGTCTTCTTGTTACCAGTGTATCTGTGCAGGCAAGCATAACTTTTTTAATATTATCCGGCAGATTATAAGTATCAGACGTAACTATCAAAAGATTATCATTATCGTAGTTGTTTATATTATCAATTACAATATCCCCGTTGAAATGAATTCCAAATCTTTCGGAAAGAGTATTACATGTGTCTGCAATTCTGTCTTCATTTTTGTAATAGCCGAAAATTCCTACAGTTTTACCTTTTTTAACTAACTCTTCAATAAATGCTGCTTCATCTTCGGAAAATGGTATCTCCGGATAGTTGAAAATAATTGTGTCGTAATCTGCAAATTTTTCTACTTCATCTACTTCATCAATCTGTATACCTGCTTCTTTTGCGTATTTTTGAAGTTTTGAAAAGTAATAATGGTCAGATATTATAAATTCTTGATGTGCAGTGCTCCATGCAACTTTTCTCATGACGCCTCCTCTATATTTGATAATTTTTTATATATTTCAATTATTGCCGAAAAATCTTTTTCTTCAAGATTATTTGCCCTTGCACTGCTAAATAGATTAAGGGATTGACCTGTAAAAATTGCAGGAAAGTTTAATTTTTTTGCTATATCCTGTGCATAACATATATCTTTGTGGAGTAAAGCCAGAGAAAACTGAGTTGAATAATCATTTTTCAGTATTTTTTCTTTTTTCGCTTTCAACAGTCCTGAATTTCCAGCACCTTTTTCAAGTATTTGAACTACCGTATCCAGAGGTATTCCGGCTTTTTTACCAAATAAAATACCTTCCGATAAAACCACCATCATTGAACCTAAAACAGCGTTATTAATCAATTTCATTGTTGAGGCTTTGCCATAATCACCCATGTAGAATATATCTTTACCGAAATTTTTAAATACATCCTCTATTTTCTCAAATATTTCCCTATCCCCGCTAATCAAAATAATAAGCTCTTTATTCTGGGCAGGAATTACACTGCCTATCACAGGTGCTTCAATAAATTCTGCCCCATTGCTGATAAGCAGTTCTGCTATTTTCCTTGCCGTTTCAGGATGGATAGTTGTAAGGTCTATGAATATTTTTCCTTTAAGGTTAGCTCCAGAATTAACTATTTCTTGATATACTTCCTCTGAGGACTGGGAACCAAAAAGCATTGTGATAATAATATCCCTTTCTTTTATCAATTTTATCAGATTTTCTTCGTAAGGAAGACCACTTTCCCTCGCCTTTGATACTGTGCGGTTCCATACCTTTATATCATATCCTGCTTCATGCAGGTTTTTTGCCAGAATAAGCCCCATATGTCCAAGACCAATCCATCCTATCTTCAATTTAAACTCCATCTTTCACCAGTTTGTATATGAAACTATCAACAACTGCCTGCCATGAGGCCTCTATGACGTTATCAGATACTCCAACTGTTCCCCATTTTTTCTCTTTGTCCCTGCTTTCCACAAGAACCCTTATTTTTGCTGCTGTTCCGGCACTTTCATTGACTATACGAACTTTATAGTCTATCAGTTCAACTTCTGCAAGGGATGGATATATATCAACAAGGGCTTTTTTCAGTGCTCTGTCAAGGGCATTAACAGGACCGTATCCCAGTGATGCTGTATGCTGGTAATGGTTGTCTATTTTTATTCTAACTGTTGCTTCTGACACAGGCTCTTTATCTGTATATCTTCTAGCAATCAGAACTCTGTAAGCGTCAAGGTCAAAATATTTTTTTAGTAGTCCAAGATGTTTTCTTATAAGCAGTTCCAGAGATGCTTCTGCTGCTTCAAAATGATATCCGTAATTTTCTAATCTTTTTATTTCCTGAACAAGCTCTGCAATTCTTGGGTCTTTTTCGTCTATATCTATGCCTAACTCTTTTGCTTTGTATA is a window from the Persephonella sp. genome containing:
- the proB gene encoding glutamate 5-kinase, with the protein product MEKSQLIRNTNRIVIKIGSQLLEKNNSIDTHFIENLAENISQHSNKEFIIVSSGAVLAGVKKLGLKQKPTSITDKQAVASVGQAYLMQIYDRIFSKYGKNIGQILLTIEGLRERKRYVLAQNTINRLLDMEVVPIVNENDTIAVEEIVFGDNDFLAAHVAVLTNADLLIILSTAGGVYTGEPGEEGAQLIEEIKDVSQALQYAGTSKSKFGTGGMRSKLEAAQIATSHGIPVIISPKKEDIISQTLSGKITGSFIYPEKSTKLSRKKSWLKLLSAPKGRIIIDKGAEEAIRGGKSLLPAGIKSFEGIFSKNDVVAILNEEGKIIGKGIINYSYKEIEKIKGKKSSEVENLLNRKFTEVIHRDNLVVF
- a CDS encoding endonuclease V; the encoded protein is METENISRELIEQLKAEQTKLSKKLNLRDRIPPDKVRYVAGIDTTFTDIWKNPTTAISSIVVVDIKNDFEIIETVYATKEIDFPYIPTFLAYRELPVILEAYKKLKSQVDVFLVDGMGILHPRKMGIAAHFGVVTDTVSIGIGKSKLIGEFEEPENRRFAYQPVYVDGEHRGYVLRTRKNANPVFVSPGNNISVESSLKVAIKSTGNYKLPEPVRLAHNFLQKIRKEML
- a CDS encoding tRNA (adenine-N1)-methyltransferase yields the protein MIKEGDTVQLQDKKNTFFLVVKKGEVFGTHKGNINHDELLKKDYGQTIKTHKGHEFLILRPTLFDIILHGIKRKTQIIYPKDSSYITLKLGITDGMKVLESGVGSGALTIVMANAVKPSGKIYCYEKNEKYIQNAYENLKLAKLEKYVKIKHHDLSEELPEKNFDAAFIDVREPWLYIENIKKALKIGAPIGFLVPTTNQISLTLEALEKNNFIKTEVVELLERHYKPVPDRLRPEDRMVAHTGYLIFAINS
- a CDS encoding NAD(P)-dependent oxidoreductase, translated to MEFKLKIGWIGLGHMGLILAKNLHEAGYDIKVWNRTVSKARESGLPYEENLIKLIKERDIIITMLFGSQSSEEVYQEIVNSGANLKGKIFIDLTTIHPETARKIAELLISNGAEFIEAPVIGSVIPAQNKELIILISGDREIFEKIEDVFKNFGKDIFYMGDYGKASTMKLINNAVLGSMMVVLSEGILFGKKAGIPLDTVVQILEKGAGNSGLLKAKKEKILKNDYSTQFSLALLHKDICYAQDIAKKLNFPAIFTGQSLNLFSSARANNLEEKDFSAIIEIYKKLSNIEEAS